TCAGAAATGGCGTCGGCCTCTGCGCGATGCTCTGGATTGGCTGCGGGATCAACTGGCTGAGGTGTTCAGCCGCAAGGGTGCTGAGTTCTTCGTCAATCCCTGGGCCGCCCGTGATGCTTACATCCAGGTGGTTCTGGACCGCAGCGAGAGCAATGTCAACGCCTTCCTGGCGGCCCATCAAACCCGTCCCCTGACTGCCGCTGAGCGGGTAGATGCTCTGCGCTTACTGGAAATGCAGCGCCATGCCCTGTTGATGTACACCAGTTGCGGTTGGTTTTTTGAGGAGCTGTCGCGACCGGAGGGCACCCAAATTCTGCGCTACGCGGCTCGAGCTCTGGAACTGGCTGGAGATGTGGCCGGTGTCCGTCTAGAGCCGGAATTCGTGGAGCGCCTCAAAACGGCTCCCAGCAATGTCGAGCATTTTGGCAGCGGCGAGCAGGTTTATCACCACTTGGTGAAGCCGTTCCAGGTGAGCCTGGAGCAGGTTGCGGCGCACTACGCAATCAGTTCCCTGTTCAATTCCTATCCCCGCGACCACCAGCTCTACTGCTATCAGGTGCATCAGGGCGATTATCAGTTGGCGTCGATGGGCTCTTTGACCCTAGCCGTGGGTCAGATTCAGCTGGTCTCGGAGATTACCGGCGAGTCGGCGGATCTGATGTTTGCGGTGTTGCACTTGGGCGGTTGGGATTTCCACTGCTGCATTCAACCGTTCCAGGGCCGTCGCCGCTACGAAGAAGGGCGAGTGCGCCTGTTTGAGACCTTGCAGCAGGCCAGCGCCGCCAAGCTGATCTTGAGAATGTCGCAGGAGTTTGGCGACCAGTCCTTCGACCTGCAGCATCTATTCCCCGAAGAGCGCCATCGCCTGATGCGCTTACTAACCACCGACACGCTCACCCGCTTGGACCAGCTCTATGCTCAGGTCTACCGGGACAACTACGGTGTGCTGCTAGCCTTCCGTCGTGATGGTGTACCGGTGCCAGAGGAACTGCGAGTCGCGGCTGAAATCGCTCTCAATCACCGCCTACTGGCTGCTTTGCGCATCTTGGAGAATTACGATCCCCAGACTGCCGACGAAGCGATTCTGGTTCTGGAAGCGGTGGCTGCGGAGGCGCGACAGATGGGCTGTGCTCTAGATCGCAGCGCTGCCGCTAAGATTTTGGACCCGCTGATCCTGCGTCACCTCTGGGACTTGACCCAGAGCGACGACTGCACCCGCCAAGCCGATATCACTGCCTTAGAAAACCTGTTGGCCCTGGGACACACGCTTGAACTGCCCCTCAATCTGGGTCGCGTTCAGGAACTCTATCTCCAATGCTTGCGCACCCAGATTGGGCCAGCTTGCTATCGCGTCCATGAGGATGCACTACGGGTTAAGAGCCAGCACAGCTCGCACCGCCAAGCAGTCGATACGATCACAGGCCAACTGCGTCGCCTGTTACAACTCGGTGAAAATCTGCGGGTGGATGTGTCTCACCACTTCGCCCTGCTAGGACGCTAGGTTAACTGAACTGACAATCAACCCGCCCTTACAAGACATAGTGAGGGCGGGTTTAATTTTGTTGAGGTTGCTGAACCCAGTATCACGGCAGCAATTCCCTAGGCCCTACTGGTTGCTAAAGGCTATGCTCCCCGTAGAATCCAGTAGATTCAGGCCTGGGCTTGCGCTATTTTTCAGGGAAATTACCAAGATGCAATGGTTAGCTTATGGGCACTCTAGTAAGAACTCACA
Above is a window of Leptolyngbya sp. FACHB-261 DNA encoding:
- a CDS encoding DUF3536 domain-containing protein gives rise to the protein MNDSSLTAQSVVEMVETVNGNDPRTETAVGCGVYMTVHGHFYQPPRENPYLDAIERQEGAAPFHNWNERIHHECYRPNAFARILNERGEVLEVVNNYEYLSFNIGPTLLSWLERYDIETYQRILEADRKSAQRLVGPDGKEHGNAIGQVYNHIIMPLANAQDKLTQIRWGKADFQARFGREPEGMWLAEAAVDYPTLEALVAEGIRFIVLAPSQALRCRDPQGQWHEVSGSQIDATRPYRCYLKDRSGYLDIFFYDGPISRDMGFNDVLRSSQNLAARLGQAVRGDHRKSQLVAVATDGETFGHHKGGTEKALAYAFRHEIPQRGWQLTNFAHYLSLHTPTWEVELKPITAWSCAHGVDRWQDNCGCGGEGSLWHQKWRRPLRDALDWLRDQLAEVFSRKGAEFFVNPWAARDAYIQVVLDRSESNVNAFLAAHQTRPLTAAERVDALRLLEMQRHALLMYTSCGWFFEELSRPEGTQILRYAARALELAGDVAGVRLEPEFVERLKTAPSNVEHFGSGEQVYHHLVKPFQVSLEQVAAHYAISSLFNSYPRDHQLYCYQVHQGDYQLASMGSLTLAVGQIQLVSEITGESADLMFAVLHLGGWDFHCCIQPFQGRRRYEEGRVRLFETLQQASAAKLILRMSQEFGDQSFDLQHLFPEERHRLMRLLTTDTLTRLDQLYAQVYRDNYGVLLAFRRDGVPVPEELRVAAEIALNHRLLAALRILENYDPQTADEAILVLEAVAAEARQMGCALDRSAAAKILDPLILRHLWDLTQSDDCTRQADITALENLLALGHTLELPLNLGRVQELYLQCLRTQIGPACYRVHEDALRVKSQHSSHRQAVDTITGQLRRLLQLGENLRVDVSHHFALLGR